Proteins from a genomic interval of Methanofastidiosum sp.:
- the rpsJ gene encoding 30S ribosomal protein S10, translated as MQKARIRLTAMETGKLDEVCSQVKKIAERTGVDIAGPIPLPTKKLKVPVRKSTSGDGKATWERWEMRIHKRLIEIDADERTMRQIMRVKVPERVNIEIELLS; from the coding sequence GTGCAAAAAGCTAGAATAAGATTGACTGCAATGGAAACAGGAAAACTTGACGAAGTTTGTTCGCAGGTTAAGAAGATAGCGGAGCGTACAGGTGTAGACATAGCCGGGCCAATACCATTACCAACAAAGAAATTAAAAGTACCAGTAAGAAAATCCACTTCTGGTGACGGTAAGGCTACATGGGAACGATGGGAAATGAGGATACACAAAAGACTCATCGAAATCGACGCTGATGAAAGGACCATGAGACAGATAATGAGAGTCAAAGTTCCTGAAAGAGTTAACATAGAAATTGAATTATTGTCCTAA
- a CDS encoding GNAT family N-acetyltransferase has product MIIRNCTVEDVDRVRRFVDACKPLELHTSFTYWAIFNYFSNLCFLMIEDEKLIGFISGIRSSLDKDAVYLWQIGVSKEYRGKKYASRLIDHLIKGAIFLDCNRIQVSISPENESSYNTFLKYTKEHSYNFTKIGEVKYHDTLTGKNEYEIIYQIEI; this is encoded by the coding sequence ATGATAATAAGAAACTGTACGGTAGAAGATGTTGACAGAGTCAGAAGATTTGTTGATGCATGCAAACCTTTGGAGTTGCATACATCCTTTACATACTGGGCAATATTCAATTATTTTTCTAATCTATGTTTTTTAATGATAGAAGATGAAAAATTAATTGGATTTATCTCTGGGATCAGAAGCTCTTTAGACAAAGATGCTGTGTATCTATGGCAGATTGGTGTGTCAAAAGAATACCGTGGCAAAAAATATGCTTCTCGATTGATTGACCATTTAATTAAAGGCGCTATTTTTTTAGATTGTAATAGAATCCAAGTCTCAATTTCGCCTGAGAACGAATCAAGTTACAATACTTTTCTTAAATATACAAAAGAGCATTCCTATAATTTTACAAAAATTGGCGAAGTAAAATATCACGACACTTTGACCGGTAAGAATGAATATGAAATTATCTACCAGATTGAAATTTGA
- a CDS encoding GNAT family N-acetyltransferase — protein MIINKDNLVFRRATLGDISELIKFKILLLDELNEDDKSNLEKLKLELKKFFTEYIGSDDFISWLVEYEGEIIATSGLILWRVPPRYDCLHGRYGYICNMYTVPKARRNGISTELIKKIIEEAKILDIDILNLHATKDGIQMYQRFGFTDPIDPEIELNLDNY, from the coding sequence ATGATAATAAATAAAGATAATCTAGTTTTTCGAAGGGCAACCCTAGGGGATATCTCTGAACTTATAAAATTTAAAATATTACTTTTAGATGAACTTAATGAAGACGATAAGAGTAATCTAGAAAAACTAAAACTAGAATTAAAAAAATTCTTTACAGAATATATTGGCTCAGATGATTTTATTTCATGGCTTGTTGAATACGAGGGAGAGATTATTGCAACAAGCGGTTTAATACTTTGGAGAGTTCCTCCAAGATATGATTGTCTTCACGGAAGATATGGGTATATCTGCAATATGTATACAGTGCCAAAAGCTAGAAGAAATGGGATCAGTACCGAATTAATAAAAAAAATCATTGAGGAAGCAAAAATATTAGACATAGACATCTTGAATCTCCATGCAACAAAAGATGGAATCCAAATGTATCAGAGATTTGGATTTACTGATCCAATTGACCCAGAAATAGAATTAAATCTTGATAATTATTGA
- a CDS encoding AzlD domain-containing protein, with amino-acid sequence MNDFDMLAIIVIILAGIITYSLRFGGLLIGNVLSKHKFVENLIKALPGTLLLSFIVPSIISEGIPGAISALITGIVAKKTNNVLIALIIGMAIIIMFRNIL; translated from the coding sequence ATGAATGATTTTGACATGCTAGCCATAATTGTAATAATTCTCGCTGGTATTATCACCTACTCTTTGAGATTCGGTGGACTATTGATAGGAAATGTGCTCTCTAAGCACAAATTTGTTGAAAATTTGATAAAGGCTTTGCCTGGGACACTTCTTCTTTCTTTTATTGTCCCAAGTATTATCTCTGAAGGAATCCCAGGCGCTATAAGTGCTCTTATAACAGGTATTGTTGCAAAGAAGACGAATAATGTCTTAATAGCATTGATAATAGGCATGGCCATCATAATTATGTTCAGAAATATATTATAA